Proteins encoded by one window of Collimonas fungivorans:
- a CDS encoding DUF4123 domain-containing protein yields the protein MPMKDFLQQWQALPQAPELYFYAIVDSAQDARLLPALRTMVPGMQSQCLLVDANGPELSKAAPHLMELPPFAEDSDAWLSVFRSAASNPACTTIIASHREFAALFAHLVSFTDIVLPDGDEMIFAFWDPAILGTLMGQKDDSTLHVPGPVLSSRQRSRLLAGISAWWYWDREGQQHQMRDEAPQADADQVGLPLKLTSVQVDMLVEASVPDHLLGHIKDIQPQLLFDLPEIEQYARVEQHLLEARKLNLRGMQDIIQYICAGLIYGTQLQRDSIMTELLDNVKTGQLSLSEALEQFP from the coding sequence ATGCCAATGAAAGATTTTTTGCAGCAATGGCAAGCGCTTCCTCAGGCGCCGGAGCTCTATTTCTATGCCATAGTCGATTCAGCACAGGATGCTCGTCTGCTCCCCGCGCTTCGCACCATGGTGCCCGGCATGCAAAGCCAGTGCTTGCTGGTGGACGCTAATGGACCGGAACTGAGCAAGGCCGCACCGCACTTGATGGAGTTGCCGCCGTTCGCGGAAGATTCTGATGCATGGCTATCAGTCTTTCGTAGCGCCGCATCCAATCCCGCCTGCACTACCATCATTGCCAGCCATCGGGAATTTGCCGCGCTGTTCGCGCATTTAGTGTCGTTCACGGACATCGTTCTGCCGGACGGAGATGAAATGATTTTTGCGTTCTGGGATCCGGCTATCCTGGGTACGCTGATGGGGCAGAAAGACGACAGCACTTTGCATGTGCCTGGTCCGGTTCTATCGTCGCGACAACGCAGCAGACTCCTTGCGGGAATTAGTGCCTGGTGGTATTGGGATCGTGAGGGGCAGCAACATCAAATGCGTGACGAGGCTCCCCAGGCCGACGCCGATCAGGTGGGATTACCGCTCAAGCTGACATCGGTCCAGGTCGATATGCTGGTCGAGGCCAGCGTTCCCGATCACCTACTCGGACATATCAAGGATATTCAACCGCAATTGCTGTTCGATCTGCCAGAAATCGAACAATACGCACGTGTCGAGCAGCATCTGCTAGAAGCACGCAAGCTTAATTTGCGCGGGATGCAAGACATCATTCAATATATCTGCGCCGGATTAATCTACGGTACCCAATTGCAGCGCGACAGCATCATGACTGAACTGCTGGATAATGTGAAAACCGGCCAACTCAGCCTATCGGAAGCATTGGAGCAATTCCCATGA